From Eschrichtius robustus isolate mEscRob2 chromosome 7, mEscRob2.pri, whole genome shotgun sequence, a single genomic window includes:
- the LOC137767650 gene encoding LOW QUALITY PROTEIN: putative DMBT1-like protein (The sequence of the model RefSeq protein was modified relative to this genomic sequence to represent the inferred CDS: inserted 1 base in 1 codon; substituted 2 bases at 2 genomic stop codons) — protein MTVVFRSDFVITNSGFYALFNAIPQGERESEDGPELRLVGGSGRCAGRLEILHXGAWGTVCDHLWDLNEAEVVCRQLGCGRAVAAPGKAHFGLGSGDILLDNIQCSGSENHLGPSAGWSDHNCGHHEDAGVIFSGGSHFCGGVISSLSGSFYSPWXPTNXPSDVERVWVIHLAEKFHVELTIPSLKLEDICGCPYDFIEVFSGQQVASLSTGRFCAGAGLTFRSSSNNLTAVFRSDAMITNTGFLAPYNAIQQDERESDAALRLGDGSHRCEGRVEALYNGPWGTVCDDSWDLTDARVVCQQLGCGAALSAPAQSYFGGGTGHVMLDDVQRTGNEARLWQCTHNGCFSHSCRHPAGGVCSSHSCRHPAGVVCSGGPPPGHSTPQGEPYPPAASGKGDVNYSERGCRLQAIFSSQFA, from the exons ATGACTGTGGTGTTCCGAAGTGATTTTGTGATCACCAACAGTGGCTTTTATGCTCTGTTCAATGCAATTCCGCAGGGCGAAAGAGAGTCAG AAGATGGACCAGAGCTGCGGCTGGTGGGTGGTTCTGGACGGTGCGCAGGACGCCTGGAGATCCTCC AAGGGGCCTGGGGCACCGTGTGTGACCACCTATGGGACCTGAACGAAGCTGAGGTCGTGTGCCGACAGCTGGGGTGTGGAAGGGCCGTCGCTGCCCCTGGAAAGGCCCACTTCGGCCTGGGCTCTGGAGACATCCTCCTGGACAACATTCAGTGTTCGGGAAGCGAGAACCACCTTGGCCCGAGCGCTGGCTGGTCAGACCACAATTGCGGTCACCATGAGGATGCTGGCGTCATCTTCTCAG GAGGAAGTCACTTTTGTGGGGGAGTCATTTCAAGTCTGTCGGGCTCCTTCTACAGTCCTTGGTAGCCAACAAACTAGCCCAGTGACGTGGAGCGTGTCTGGGTGATACACCTGGCTGAGAAGTTCCACGTAGAGCTGACAATCCCCAGCCTGAA ATTAGAGGACATCTGTGGGTGCCCTTACGACTTCATCGAAGTGTTCAGTGGACAGCAGGTTGCCTCGCTCTCCACGGGCAGATTCTGTGCCGGGGCAGGGCTCACGTTCCGCTCCTCGTCAAACAACCTGACCGCAGTGTTCAGAAGCGACGCCATGATCACCAACACAGGGTTCCTTGCCCCGTACAATGCCATTCAGCAGGACGAAAGGGAGAGTG ACGCGGCCCTGAGACTGGGGGACGGCAGTCACAGGTGTGAGGGCCGGGTGGAGGCCCTCTACAATGGCCCCTGGGGCACCGTGTGTGACGACAGCTGGGACCTGACGGACGCCAGGGTCGTGTGCCAGCAGCTCGGCTGTGGCGCGGCCTTGTCAGCCCCGGCGCAGAGCTACTTTGGTGGAGGCACTGGCCACGTCATGCTGGACGATGTGCAGCGCACAGGGAATGAAGCCAGGCTGTGGCAGTGCACGCACAACGGCTGCTTCTCCCACAGCTGCAGACACCCAGCTGGCGGCGTCTGCTCCTCCCACAGCTGCAGACACCCAGCCGGCGTCGTCTGCTCAGGTGGGCCCCCCCCGGGACACAGCACACCTCAGGGAGAGCCTTACCCCCCGGCAGCCTCTGGGAAGGGAGACGTCAATTACTCAGAAAGGGGCTGTCGGCTTCAAGCCATCTTTTCAAGTCAATTTGCTTAA